A stretch of Tenrec ecaudatus isolate mTenEca1 chromosome 2, mTenEca1.hap1, whole genome shotgun sequence DNA encodes these proteins:
- the LOC142441223 gene encoding olfactory receptor 2AK2-like, protein MKTENQSCGAEFILLGLFQFGRMNIVLFLAITVLFSVAVTGNVILTYLIKLDTRLHTPMYFLLSQLSFIDMIYISTTIPKMVANFISNNKTITFVGCAIQTFVFLLLGGTEALLLGFMSYDRYVAICHPLHYPVLMSKTICLSMVTSAWASSSFNALMHTLYVFQLPFCSSRLINHFFCEVPSLLPLVCQDTSHYEYTILLSGFIILLIPFLAIIASYARVLTVVYQMSSGRGQKKAVSTCSSHLIVASLFYGTSISTYMRPHSLRNSKQEKVVAVFYSMITPLLNPFIYSLRTKEVLGALKRLMGK, encoded by the coding sequence ATGAAGACAGAAAATCAAAGTTGTGGAGCAGAGTTTATACTTCTGGGTCTTTTCCAATTTGGCCGCATGAACATTGTCCTCTTTTTGGCCATCACCGTCCTCTTCTCAGTGGCTGTAACAGGGAATGTTATACTGACCTACCTCATTAAACTAGACACTCGACTCCACACTCCCATGTACTTTCTCCTCAGTCAGCTATCCTTCATTGACATGATATACATCTCCACCACGATACCCAAAATGGTAGCCAATTTCATATCAAATAATAAGACCATTACTTTTGTAGGTTGTGCGATTCAAACGTTTGTGTTTTTACTCCTGGGTGGAACTGAAGCCCTTCTTCTTGGTTTCATGTCGTATGATCGATATGTTGCTATCTGTCACCCTCTACATTATCCTGTGCTCATGAGCAAGACAATTTGTCTGTCCATGGTCACAAGTGCATGGGCAAGTAGTTCTTTCAATGCTTTAATGCATACATTGTATGTATTTCAACTTCCATTCTGTAGTTCTAGGCTCATTAACCACTTTTTCTGTGAAGTCCCGTCTCTGTTGCCTTTGGTGTGTCAGGACACTTCCCATTATGAGTATACAATTCTCTTGAGTGGCTTTATTATTCTGCTAATACCATTCTTGGCTATCATAGCTTCCTATGCCAGGGTGCTTACTGTGGTATACCAGATGAGCTCAGGTAGAGGGCAGAAAAAAGCTGTGTCCACCTGTTCCTCTCACCTGATTGTGGCAAGCCTATTCTATGGGACTAGTATTTCCACCTATATGAGACCACATTCTTTGCGTAATTCTAAACAGGAGAAAGTGGTTGCAGTGTTTTACAGCATGATCACCCCACTTCTTAATCCATTTATCTACAGTTTAAggactaaagaggtcttgggagcCTTGAAGAGACTGATGGGAAAATGA
- the LOC142441224 gene encoding olfactory receptor 2T33-like translates to MENANNTSGIYFILLGLFNHTKMHQFLFGVVVLIFITSLMGNALMITFILVDPQLHTPMYFLLSQLSLMDMMLVSTIVPKMAANYLMDTRFISPTDCGGQIFVLISLGGGECFLLAAMAYDRYVAICHPLRYPILMSQRLCLLMTTGSWLLGAVDGLMQAAITLSFPYCHSREINHFFCEAPALIRLACANTKLYESFMYVCCILMLLIPLSLIFASYSLILAAVLRMRSVAARKKAFTTCSSHLAVVGLFFGTIMVIYMRPKSYRSEAYDKVVSAIYTIFTPLLNPLIYSVRNKDVKGALKRFLRKPLM, encoded by the coding sequence ATGGAAAATGCAAATAACACTAGCGGAATATATTTCATTCTTTTGGGGCTTTTTAACCACACAAAGATGCACCAGTTCCTCTTTGGTGTGGtggtcttgatcttcatcacctcACTGATGGGCAATGCCCTGATGATTACCTTCATCCTTGTGGACCCTCAactccacacacccatgtacttcttgcTTAGCCAGCTTTCCCTCATGGACATGATGCTGGTCTCCACTATCGTTCCCAAAATGGCAGCCAACTACCTGATGGACACGAGGTTCATCTCTCCCACTGACTGTGGAGGCCAGATATTCGTGCTCATCTCTTTGGGAGGTGGTGAGTGCTTCCTCTTGGCAgccatggcctatgaccgctacgtGGCTATATGTCATCCACTGCGCTACCCTATTCTTATGAGCCAGAGGCTCTGCTTGCTCATGACAACAGGTTCATGGCTTCTTGGAGCAGTTGATGGGCTAATGCAAGCTGCCATCACTTTGAGCTTCCCTTACTGCCACTCTAGGGAAATCAACCACTTCTTCTGTGAGGCGCCAGCACTGATCCGTCTGGCCTGTGCGAACACCAAGCTCTACGAATCTTTCATGTACGTCTGCTGCATCCTGATGCTCTTGATCCCGTTGTCTCTCATTTTTGCCTCATACAGCCTCATTCTGGCTGCAGTGCTTCGAATGCGGTCAGTTGCAGCCCGGAAAAAAGCCTTCACTACCTGCTCCTCTCACCTTGCAGTTGTGGGACTCTTTTTTGGGACCATCATGGTCATCTACATGAGGCCCAAGTCTTACAGGTCAGAAGCTTATGATAAGGTAGTCTCAGCTATTTATACCATCTTTACACCTCTCTTGAACCCTCTTATATACAGTGTGAGAAACAAAGATGTTAAGGGGGCATTGAAGAGGTTCCTGAGAAAACCTTTAATGTAA